Below is a genomic region from Candidatus Hydrogenedentota bacterium.
ACTCGAGCAGGCGGACCGACTCGGGGCGGCAAACGGCCGCGCGGAAGCGCTTGCGTTGTACGATCGCCTGCTTGCGGGCGCGCCGGATCCGGTTCGCGCGGGCGCATTCGCGGGCAAGGCCGCCCTGCTGGGCGAAGAGGCATTGCCCTGGCTGATCACCGCGCTTCGCGGCGAAGACGCGCCCCTAGCCGCGGCGGCGGCGCAGAATGCAAGGCGACTCTCGGGGCCTGAGGCTACCGCGGCTCTGGTGGAAGTTCTACAGGGAGTGTCCACGGAGTTGCAGGTGGCGATCATCGGCGCGCTGGGCGACCGGGGCGACCAGGCGGCGGGCGATGCGATACTACCCTTCCTCCAGCACCCGGAAGGAAATGTGCGGCGCGCCGCCGCGGAGGCGTTGTCGAAGATAGGCGGACCGTCCTGCATCGCTGCGCTGGCCACTCTGGCCGCTTCCGCGCCGAGCAATGAAGAGACCGATATGGCGCGCGATGCGCTGGTCCTGCTGAATGGCGCGGGCGTCGCGGAAGCGTTGCGCGCCCATTTGTTTGACCAGCCTGCTGAAATCGTGAGGGAACTGATTCAGGCCATCGAGAACAGGGGCGACTCACACGCGACGGCCGACCTGCTGCGGTTCGCGCAATTGGAGGACAAGGAGCGGGAAGCGCGCGCCGCCGCGTTGCGCGCAGTGGGACGGCTTGCCCCGCCCGCGGAACTCGAGACGTTGCTGGCCTTGATCGAAGGCCCGTTCACCGTGGACCTCCGGATTGACCTGGAGCAGAGCGTCCTCGCCCTGATATCGCGCGCGGCCGATCCGGATGCGGCGCGAACCGCCCTGATGCAGGCCGTGTCCGGCGCGTCACAAGTGGAAGCGCGCGGGTCCCTGTATCGGGTCATGGGCCAGGTTGGCGAGGAAGCTTTCCTGGAACCGTTGCGCGCGGGGATTCAAGACTCGGATCCCCTGGTGCGGGACGCCGCGATCCGCGCGCTGGTCGAATGGCCTCGCGCGTCCGCGCTGGACACGCTCTCGGGAATCATGGAGAGCGCCGAAGACAAGGTGCATCGCGTGCTGGCCGCGCGCGGCGTGGTCCGGCTGCTGGGAACCGCGGAAGACATCCCGGACGATGCCAAAATCGCGTACTGCCGTTCCGCGTTGGCTCTGGCCGAAACGGATGACCAGCGGCGAATGCTGCTCGGTGCGTTGGCGCAGATGCGGCTCCCGCAGGCGCTGGAACTGGCGGCGCCGTATACGGAACTGCCCGGACTGCGGGTCGACGCCTCGTTCGCGGCCCACCGGAACGTGCTGGGTGGCGCGCGTGCGCGCGCCTCGGCCAATACGGATATGGCCGGCTTCGCTATTGACGGCGATAGAGCCACCTGCTGGACCTCCGCGCGCCCGCAGGAGGCCGGCATGCATTTCGTCGTCGACCTGGGCGCGCAATACGAAATCACTACGCTGGTGCTGGACGCCGCCGCGAGCCCGAACGAGTATCCGCGTGCGTTCCAGATTGGCGTGTCGTTGGGAGAAGAAGACCCGCAAACGGTCGCATCGGGCGAGGCGGTGAATGATGTGGTGCGCCTGACCTTTCCCCCGTCCAAAGCGCGCGTGCTGTGGATTATCTTGTCCGCGCCGGATACGGCGCCGTGGTCCATTAACGAAATAGGATTTCTGGATACGGAAAGCGGAAAGTTGGGCATACGATGGGTAGCACCGTGACCACGTGCGTGCCCACACCGGCTTCCCCGCGAGTCCGTCTGCGCGATGCCGGTCTTTGACACCCTTTCACGGCAGTTTTATAATCGCAACCGGGGCTGAAGATGAGTCTGAATCGAGATAATGACGCCGTATCCGGCGTGAACAAGAGGCGCGCCGCTGGCGTGACGCGCAGGCGGTTTCTGCACCGTTGCGGCGCTGCCGCCGCTGCCGTGGGGTTCCCGTCCATTATCCCGGCGTCGGCGCTTGGACTGGACGGTTACACTGCTCCCAGCAACCGGGTTGCGCTCGGTTTTGTCGGCCTTGGCCGCGAGGGCAAACTCAAGAACCTGAAATGTCTCATGGCGGAACCGGACGTGGCGGTCGTGGCGCTCTGTGAAGTGCTCGGGAAACGGCTGAAAGGGGCGCACTTGGCGATGCAGACGTATGCGCGCGACCCGGCCGTGAGCAATTTCGACGGCTGCTTTCTCACGGGTGATTGGCGCGAGGTGGTGTCGCGGCCCGACGTAGACGCGGTCGTCGTTGCAACGCCGGACCACTGGCACGCCCTGGTGGCCGTCGGCGCGATGGAGGCGGGCAAGGACGTACTGTGCGAGAAGCCCATCTCGTTGACGATTCGGCAGGGCCGTGTCATGTGCGAGACCAAGCGCCGTTACGGGAGTGTCTTCCAGACGGGCTCCGAATTCCGCGCAATGCGCACGTTGCGCCTTGCCGCGGAACTGGCGCGAAATGGCAGGATCGGAAAGCTGCACACCATTCGTGTCGATATCCGGAACTTCGCTGGGAATAGCCCCGCCTGGAACCCCGCCGCGCCGCCCGCGGACTTTGACTACGATATGTGGCTGGGTCCTGCCCCCGATGCGCCCTACACGCCGTTGCGCTACACCAATTTCCGCTTTATCTCCGATTATGGCGGCGGCAACCTGACGGAAATGGGCCCGCATGTTTTGTCCATAGCGCAATGGGCAAACGGAACGGAATTGACGGGCCCTGTCCGCATCGACGGCCTCGGTGTGTTCCCCACGCAGGGACTCTACGACACGCCGTCGCGATTCGAGGTAACCTACGAATACGCGAACGGCACGGTGCTCATTTGCAGGACGGGAGAAGAGGAGCTGGAGAAGTACGCTAACGGAAAGATCCGCTTTGAAGGCAGTGACGGATGGATTGAAGCCACGGGTTTCTCGATCGAAGCCAGTTCGCCCGCCATTGCGTCGTCGGTCATAGAACCGGGCGAGACGCACATGCGTGTGTGCCGCCAGGGCGAACTTCGCGATTTCTTGAACTGCATCAAGACGCGGTGCAGTCCTTTCGCGCCTGTCGAAGAGGAGCACCGCACGGCTAGCGTGTGTCACCTAGGCAATATTTCCATGCGGCTGGGCCGCAAACTGGAATGGGACCCGGTCGGGGAACGGTTTGTAGCTGATGGTAACGCGAACCGGCTGCTGTGGCGTGCCATGCGCGCGCCGTGGCATCTCAATTCCTAGACTGCCGTACCGGGTACAATAAGACTATGGAAGGCCGGAAGATGATGTGCCGACCGAAGGACAAAGGCGACATGACACGGCGCCGGTTTCTGCAACAGGCCGCGGCGGGCGGCGCTGTGGCGCTTGGCTGGGACCTGGTCTCGCAGGCGCAGTCCCCTGATTCCCCTGAGCCGACTATGTGCATTGCGCGATGGCAGGGCGCGCTCGATCCCGCGCCCGAGGCCGGCGCAATCACGTCTATGGCGGAACGTCTCACCGAGCAGGCAATCGCGGAATTAGGCGGTATGTCGCGCTTCGTGAAGCGCGGCGACGTGGTCTGGATCAAGCCCAATATGGGTTCCTTGCTCGGGCCGGAGTTCGCGGTGAATACGAATCCGGATGTGGTCGCGACGCTGGCGCGGCTGTGCCTGGATGCCGGGGCGAAACAGGTGAAGGTGGGCGACCATGCCGCGTATGGAGCGGTGCGCACGTATCCCATCAGCGGAATCGAGGCGGCCGCCAAGGCCGTCGGCGCGGAGGTGGTCTATCTGAAGGACGAAAACTTCAAGGAGATGGCGCTGAATGGCGAACGGCTCAAGGTGTGGCCCTTGTACCCGGAGATCATCGAAGCCGACTTGGTCATCAATGTACCCATAGTGAAACAACACGGACTGGCCAGAGTCACCGCGTGCATGAAGAACTACATGGGCGTTGCCGGCAACCCCAGGTATCAGTGGCATCAGGACCTGCCGCGCTGCCTCTCGGACTTGACCTTCTTCATGAAGCCGCGCTTGTCGGTTGTAGACGCTGTGCGCGTCTTGATGCGAAACGGGCCCAGTGGCGGGGAACTCTCCGATGTCAGCCTGAAGGGGATCGTGGCCGCGGGGACGAATACGGTCGGACTCGAGGCATTCAGCGCCGAGCTCATTGGGCTCGACCCCAAAGAAGGGCGGACCATGGCCTTGGCCGAGGCAAAAGGCCTGGGGCGGGTCGATTACCGGTCGTTGCCCATGAAGGAAGTCGAGGTCAGCGGATGACGCGGGGGACAACCACAGAATTCCTGTGCGCCGTGGGGGGCGGCCTCATGTTGTTGCTTGCGCTGGATGCGTGTGACGCCAAGACGCAAGAGCCGCGGAAAGACGGAATGGAGTGCGCCACGGCGGCAGAAACAATGGTAGTTGCCGACGGTTCAGAGGAGACTCTTGCGCCCGTCACGGCGCCAACAGCGGGTGACGCGGCTGCATCGAATGAAGCGCCCGCGCCGCCCGCTGGCGCGGCTGAAACCGTCGAGACTTTTGTCAAGGCCTGGGAGACGCGGGAGATCGGGCTGTTGGCCGGTACGCTGTCCGAGCGCTGTCAGAGTCCCGATGTGTCGAGCCGCCTTGAATTGCTGGCCATGCTCTGGAGTTTTTTGAAGGATGGGGTACACCTTTCAATGGACCCCGGAAGCATGCTGGCAAAACAAGGTTACCCCGCGTCCTGCACGGGGACGCTCAAGAGCACCGGCGGCCAAGTGGGGATTGACCTTACGCTCATCCTGCTCGAAGAAGCGGCGGGTTGGCGCATTGTAGACGTGAGTTTCAAGTCCTCAGCGGAGGACCTGCCCGACGTGATCGACCCGAACGGGGCCTTTGTGCCCGTGCAGGGGTCGCAATTCTGAGCAGGCAGAACCATGAATTGCGCGTGGCAGTGACAGCCTCATTCTTTCAAGGGCGAGGCGCTTCTGGTTCTCAGGAGATGGCAAGCCGCCGCAAGCGGAACGGATGGTGAGCATGGATACCCCGGCAGAAACAAGTCAACGTAAACCCTGGTCCCGGAGAAAGCGGATTCTTCTGGGTTGCGCGGTCTTCCTGCCCTGCGTTCCGCTGTTCGCCTTGGTGGTCGTGCTGTTGCTGGCCAGCGCGGAATTGCGCCAGAAGATAGACTCGATGCAGGTACGCGACGAGGTGGTCTTCAATGACCCTGAAGCAGTCGGCAACGGCGGCGCCGTGCAACAGAAGATCAGGTCCTCCGGCCATTACGGCGGAGAGGCAATTTACGACGTAGTCTACACATTGGACGGGTTGGGGCGCCGGGTCACGCCGGTTCAAGGGTCCGAGCAGCGCACGCGCTTCATGGCGTTCTTCGGCTGCTCCTTCGTATATGGTCATGGCGTCAATGACAATGAGACGCTGCCCTACTATGTGGGGGAGTTGTGCTCCCAATACAGACCCTACAACTACGGGCTGCGCGGCCAAAGCCCGCAGCGCATCATGGAATATATTCAACAGGGTCGACTGGGCGAAGAGATTACGGAGCGGGAGGGCATTGCGGTGTACGCTTACATTCCACATCACCTGGACCGCGTGATAGGCGCTATGCCGTGTTTTAACGCATGGATTGCCGAACATCCCTATTACTTTCTCGATGAAGCGGGTCGGCTCGTGCACGGCGGTACGTTTAGAACAGGGCGTCCGTGGAGATCCCGGCTGTACGACGCGTTATGGGACTGGCCCGTCTTGAATTGGTTTAGTTTTACGCTGCCAACCAAGCGCACACGCGAAGACATTGACCTGCTTACGGCGATCATATGCGCATCCAAGATGTCCTTCGAACAGCAATTCCCGGGCTGTCCTTTTGTCTTCCTGTATTTCTACCGCAATCTGGCTGATCCCGCCATAAAATGGGATGACTATCTGCGAGAAAGCGTGGAAAGCAAGGGAGTCCAGTTTATAGATGCTACCGCCTGGCAGACAGAGGAGATATTATCGAAGTATTTGCTTCCCGATTATCACCCAAAGCCGGTGATGCACAAGCGTGTCGCGCAGGAACTCGTACACGGCCTGGGTCTCTGTTCCGCTGCCGGACCTTCTCATTGAAATGGCAGGGCCGGATGATAACGTTCAAGATGTCGACGGAATCAGCGAACTGGTGCGTCGATATCGTGAGTACCTGAGATGACTTGGAAGCGGCGCGCGGCAGGAGTCTCCGGGCGCGGCAAGCCCGTGAATTCCATCTTCAGCCGCGCCACACCGCCGGGGAAGAGGAGACAGGCCGGGCCCGGCTCGCGACGCGCGAGTTCGTATTTTAGATATGAGGAGTATTGCATGAAGGTGAATCATGATATCGTTTATGTATTGTTTTGTGTGTCCCTCGCCTGTGCGGGCCTTGCCGCGCGCGCGGAGATGGAGCCGGATATCATTC
It encodes:
- a CDS encoding DUF362 domain-containing protein, which translates into the protein MMCRPKDKGDMTRRRFLQQAAAGGAVALGWDLVSQAQSPDSPEPTMCIARWQGALDPAPEAGAITSMAERLTEQAIAELGGMSRFVKRGDVVWIKPNMGSLLGPEFAVNTNPDVVATLARLCLDAGAKQVKVGDHAAYGAVRTYPISGIEAAAKAVGAEVVYLKDENFKEMALNGERLKVWPLYPEIIEADLVINVPIVKQHGLARVTACMKNYMGVAGNPRYQWHQDLPRCLSDLTFFMKPRLSVVDAVRVLMRNGPSGGELSDVSLKGIVAAGTNTVGLEAFSAELIGLDPKEGRTMALAEAKGLGRVDYRSLPMKEVEVSG
- a CDS encoding HEAT repeat domain-containing protein: MLWGRPCPGQQAEIEGIERLLREFRQCWVQKDLNSITTLVSDEYADSGGATKAGVRQGLELFLAVGFGLSVDRAEIDVGVTPAVIRGVEMLELSGTPGWALTFGVREEKGVWRVVSLEMENILPPAAPEQAMTLEEAFRLLTVYDFGKDNRCTGVIAEAVRQAPGDEPLRQMLQAHLLDVLSADTPRGAKDFACRQLALIADESCVAPLARFVTEEPLSTVALMALEGMPYASVDAALLDALRHCAGQMRLSIIDALGGRASAAAVPALSLLIGEGDAQTAAACIIALGKIGTPEALAAVAAVAESPGAAPSEVVDACWQVQLEQADRLGAANGRAEALALYDRLLAGAPDPVRAGAFAGKAALLGEEALPWLITALRGEDAPLAAAAAQNARRLSGPEATAALVEVLQGVSTELQVAIIGALGDRGDQAAGDAILPFLQHPEGNVRRAAAEALSKIGGPSCIAALATLAASAPSNEETDMARDALVLLNGAGVAEALRAHLFDQPAEIVRELIQAIENRGDSHATADLLRFAQLEDKEREARAAALRAVGRLAPPAELETLLALIEGPFTVDLRIDLEQSVLALISRAADPDAARTALMQAVSGASQVEARGSLYRVMGQVGEEAFLEPLRAGIQDSDPLVRDAAIRALVEWPRASALDTLSGIMESAEDKVHRVLAARGVVRLLGTAEDIPDDAKIAYCRSALALAETDDQRRMLLGALAQMRLPQALELAAPYTELPGLRVDASFAAHRNVLGGARARASANTDMAGFAIDGDRATCWTSARPQEAGMHFVVDLGAQYEITTLVLDAAASPNEYPRAFQIGVSLGEEDPQTVASGEAVNDVVRLTFPPSKARVLWIILSAPDTAPWSINEIGFLDTESGKLGIRWVAP
- a CDS encoding Gfo/Idh/MocA family oxidoreductase, producing MSLNRDNDAVSGVNKRRAAGVTRRRFLHRCGAAAAAVGFPSIIPASALGLDGYTAPSNRVALGFVGLGREGKLKNLKCLMAEPDVAVVALCEVLGKRLKGAHLAMQTYARDPAVSNFDGCFLTGDWREVVSRPDVDAVVVATPDHWHALVAVGAMEAGKDVLCEKPISLTIRQGRVMCETKRRYGSVFQTGSEFRAMRTLRLAAELARNGRIGKLHTIRVDIRNFAGNSPAWNPAAPPADFDYDMWLGPAPDAPYTPLRYTNFRFISDYGGGNLTEMGPHVLSIAQWANGTELTGPVRIDGLGVFPTQGLYDTPSRFEVTYEYANGTVLICRTGEEELEKYANGKIRFEGSDGWIEATGFSIEASSPAIASSVIEPGETHMRVCRQGELRDFLNCIKTRCSPFAPVEEEHRTASVCHLGNISMRLGRKLEWDPVGERFVADGNANRLLWRAMRAPWHLNS